DNA from Aliarcobacter butzleri:
CAAAATAACTTAGGTAAATAAACAAACTCAATAAAATTGCAGTTAACAAGCCTTTTATTATAAAGTTTTGGATAAAATATTCCCGTTTTAGCAAAAACATAATAAACCACTTTTAAAAAGGAAATTAGATGAATGATTTAGTAAGTTCATTGTTACCTCTTGTTGCATTGTTTGCTATTTTTTATTTTTTAATAATTAGACCACAACAAAAACAAGCGAAAGCTCATAGAGATATGGTTGCTAATTTAAAAAAAGGTGATAAGATTGTAACAAATGGTGGCTTAATGGTAGAAGTTGTTAAAGTAGAAGAGACATATTTTCTAGTAAAAAATAACGATGGAAGTGAAATGAAGCTAGTAAAAGAGTTTGTTGCAAAACTTTTAGAAGACTAAACTTTCTAAGATATGTATTCTTTACATATCTTAAAGCACCTTTTTAACCTGATTTAAGGAAAAAAATTGAAAAATTTTAATTATAAACTCGTAATTTTTCTCATTAGCATTATTTTTGGTATTGCATTGTCAATTCCATCTTTATTTCAAACAGAACACGGTAAAAAAATATCTTTAGGATTAGACCTTCAAGGTGGTTTACATTTACTTTTAGGTGTAAATACTCATGAAGCAGTAACTTCAAAAATAAAATCAGTAGCAACATCAATAAAATATTTTTCAGATGATGAAGAACTTTTAATTGATGGATTGACTATTTCAAATGATACTATTACTTTTTCTGTTTTAGATAAAGATGAAATACCTAAAATGGATACTATGCTAAAAGAGATAAAAGGATTGGATATTTCTATAACTGATTTAGAATATCGCATAAAACTAACTAAAGAAGATGAAATCAAAACAAAAGATTTTGCTGTTTCTCAAGCTGTTGAAACTATTAGAAATAGACTTGACCAATTTGGTTTGTCTGAACCAACAGTTTTAAGACAAGGTGAAACAGATATTGTTGTTCAACTTCCAGGAATAAAAACTGCTGAAGAAGAAAAATCTGCACGTGAACTTATTTCAAAACCTGCAAATTTAGAATTAATGGCAGTTGATGAAGATAGAGCAAGCCAAGTAAATAGTATGACATCTTCTCAAGCAGCA
Protein-coding regions in this window:
- the yajC gene encoding preprotein translocase subunit YajC; the encoded protein is MNDLVSSLLPLVALFAIFYFLIIRPQQKQAKAHRDMVANLKKGDKIVTNGGLMVEVVKVEETYFLVKNNDGSEMKLVKEFVAKLLED